A genomic segment from Desulfonatronum lacustre DSM 10312 encodes:
- the hypF gene encoding carbamoyltransferase HypF, with translation MHSLTRHRLVVTGQVQGVGFRPTVYKLALGAGLTGFVRNAPEGVIIEVQGPDAATSSFSDRLRQALPPLARITSLHTERIAPQPDEAAFRILESTAGDGHQVLISPDTATCADCLRELFDSRDRRYRYPFINCTNCGPRLTITRSIPYDRPMTSMACFPQCPDCLREYEDPLDRRFHAQPNCCPVCGPRVWLSSPSGERLAEGGSAMSAAATALAEGKILAVKGLGGFHLVCDAGDDLAVAELRRRKQRWEKPLAVVAPDLETALRVVEADPVERELLLSAQRPIVLLQRLTSVAGPALSKHLAPDTDRLGLMLPYTPLHHVLLDAFREAAGPKRLPILVATSGNLSSEPIALGNREALERLAPLADLFLLHDRDILIRCDDSVLRVNRETGRPEMLRRARGYTPSPIFLNRGGPCVLGLGPELKATVCLTKGDQAFVSQHIGDLTNLETFSFYQDTISHLRSILRVQPEMLVADLHPDYMSTGHGKELSERQGMPLAQVQHHVAHILSVLAENRHEEPSLGLALDGAGLGTDRTIWGGEALLVDPQSGEFNRAGHFTPVAQPGGEAAAREPWRMARSYLWSIGVTAPGNRPWPWLDEYSQADAFVGAMLKKGINCPTTTSCGRLFDAVAGLLGLKHVMAYEGQAAIILERVQDLDDQATPYVCPVLADRDPVRLDTLLLFRQVHADWETGVPIGAISRRFHLGLIQGLAELAALLAEQSGTRTVGLSGGVMQNATLSTLLPEALSRRGLTPLVHAHLPPNDGCISLGQTMYGKILLQRG, from the coding sequence ATGCATTCCTTAACGCGTCATCGTCTCGTGGTCACCGGCCAGGTCCAGGGCGTGGGCTTTCGGCCCACGGTGTACAAGCTGGCCCTGGGGGCCGGGTTGACCGGATTCGTCCGCAACGCTCCCGAGGGAGTGATCATTGAGGTCCAGGGACCGGACGCCGCGACTTCCTCCTTCAGCGACCGACTCCGGCAAGCCCTGCCGCCCTTGGCCCGGATCACCTCGTTGCATACCGAACGGATCGCACCTCAGCCGGACGAAGCGGCCTTCCGTATCCTGGAAAGTACGGCCGGAGATGGCCACCAGGTGCTCATCAGCCCGGACACGGCCACCTGCGCGGATTGTTTGCGGGAACTGTTCGACTCGCGAGATCGCCGTTATCGCTATCCCTTCATCAACTGCACCAACTGCGGGCCGCGCCTGACCATCACCCGGAGCATCCCTTACGATCGGCCCATGACCTCCATGGCCTGTTTCCCGCAGTGTCCTGACTGCCTGCGGGAGTACGAAGACCCATTGGATCGCCGGTTTCACGCCCAGCCAAATTGCTGTCCGGTTTGCGGGCCGCGAGTCTGGCTGAGTTCGCCGTCCGGGGAACGATTGGCCGAGGGAGGCTCGGCAATGAGCGCGGCGGCCACGGCCCTGGCCGAAGGAAAAATCTTGGCCGTGAAGGGCCTGGGCGGATTCCACCTGGTCTGCGACGCAGGGGACGATTTAGCCGTGGCCGAGTTGCGACGGCGCAAGCAGCGCTGGGAAAAACCGCTGGCCGTGGTGGCTCCGGACCTGGAAACCGCCCTCAGGGTGGTGGAGGCGGACCCGGTGGAGCGGGAGCTTCTGTTGTCCGCCCAACGGCCCATTGTACTCTTACAGCGCCTGACCTCCGTCGCTGGGCCGGCGCTCTCAAAGCATCTGGCCCCGGACACGGATCGCCTTGGGCTGATGCTTCCCTACACGCCCCTGCATCATGTCCTGCTGGACGCGTTTCGGGAAGCGGCCGGGCCAAAGCGGCTCCCGATCCTGGTGGCGACCTCCGGCAATCTGAGCAGCGAACCCATCGCCCTGGGCAACCGGGAAGCCCTGGAACGTCTTGCGCCCTTGGCCGATCTGTTCCTGCTCCACGACCGGGACATCCTGATCCGTTGCGACGATTCGGTGCTGCGCGTGAACCGGGAGACAGGGCGGCCTGAAATGCTCCGGAGGGCCAGGGGATACACGCCGTCGCCGATTTTTTTGAACCGCGGCGGTCCGTGCGTGCTGGGGCTGGGGCCGGAACTCAAGGCCACGGTCTGTCTGACCAAGGGGGATCAGGCCTTTGTCAGTCAGCATATCGGGGATTTGACCAACCTGGAAACGTTTTCCTTTTATCAGGACACCATCAGCCACCTGCGATCCATTCTGCGGGTCCAGCCCGAAATGCTGGTCGCGGACCTGCATCCGGACTACATGAGCACCGGCCATGGCAAGGAGCTGAGCGAGCGGCAAGGAATGCCCCTGGCCCAGGTGCAGCACCATGTGGCCCATATCCTCTCGGTCCTGGCCGAGAATCGGCACGAGGAGCCAAGTCTGGGGCTGGCCCTGGACGGGGCCGGGCTGGGCACGGATCGGACCATCTGGGGCGGCGAGGCCCTGTTGGTGGACCCGCAAAGCGGAGAGTTCAACCGCGCGGGCCACTTCACGCCGGTGGCCCAGCCCGGCGGCGAGGCCGCGGCCCGGGAACCCTGGCGCATGGCCAGGAGTTACCTGTGGAGCATCGGGGTCACGGCCCCTGGAAATCGCCCCTGGCCCTGGCTGGACGAATACTCCCAGGCTGACGCCTTTGTCGGGGCCATGCTCAAAAAGGGGATTAACTGCCCGACGACCACCAGTTGCGGTCGCCTGTTCGACGCCGTGGCCGGCCTGCTCGGCCTGAAGCACGTCATGGCCTATGAAGGACAGGCCGCGATTATCCTGGAGCGGGTTCAAGACCTCGACGATCAGGCCACGCCTTACGTCTGCCCGGTGCTGGCCGACCGTGATCCGGTGCGGCTGGACACCCTGCTGCTGTTTCGTCAGGTCCATGCGGACTGGGAGACCGGGGTGCCGATAGGGGCTATCAGCCGGCGCTTTCATCTGGGCCTGATCCAGGGGCTGGCCGAGTTGGCCGCCCTGCTGGCCGAGCAATCCGGTACGCGCACCGTGGGCCTGAGCGGAGGGGTGATGCAGAACGCCACCCTGAGCACGCTGCTGCCCGAGGCCCTGTCCCGGCGCGGCCTGACCCCTCTGGTCCACGCCCACCTCCCCCCCAACGACGGCTGCATCTCCCTGGGCCAGACCATGTACGGCAAAATCCTGCTCCAGCGCGGCTGA
- a CDS encoding chemotaxis protein CheW yields the protein MQEHYARQEKDSALLQLVTFHIGDEEFGVEILKVQEIIRMMGITRVPKAPDFVEGVINLRGKVIPIIDLRKRFGMAAQDHDKHTRIIVIEINSVIIGFVVDSVSEVLRIPANTVEPPPPIISGIESEYISGVGKLADRLLILLDLDRLLSKGEQNMLSGL from the coding sequence ATGCAAGAACATTATGCCCGGCAGGAAAAGGACAGCGCCCTGCTCCAACTGGTCACCTTTCACATCGGCGACGAAGAATTCGGGGTGGAGATCCTCAAGGTCCAGGAAATTATCCGGATGATGGGCATCACCCGGGTGCCCAAGGCCCCGGATTTCGTGGAGGGTGTGATCAATCTGCGCGGCAAGGTCATCCCGATCATCGACCTGCGCAAACGCTTCGGTATGGCCGCCCAGGACCACGACAAGCACACCCGGATCATCGTCATCGAGATCAACTCCGTCATCATCGGCTTCGTGGTGGATTCGGTGTCCGAGGTGCTGCGCATTCCGGCGAACACCGTGGAACCGCCGCCACCGATCATTTCCGGCATCGAGTCCGAATACATCAGCGGGGTGGGCAAGCTGGCCGACCGCCTGCTGATCCTGCTGGACCTGGACCGGCTGCTGAGCAAAGGCGAGCAGAACATGCTCTCCGGATTGTAG
- a CDS encoding methyl-accepting chemotaxis protein, translating to MRIPIFGKLIGIIVLAVLLTSGVLFLTTNHYVTKGFDEKALEELGGFKGAVEAEIKDWEVLLGTVGMLLAANFEVQHAIDEHNTGFLRALARDVIEQTGIDFLTFSDARGVVVSRGHSENVGDSVAGQVNVQKALRGQPSVGIEQGTVIKFSLRAGYPVKMGDRIIGVVTPGFDLGNFQFVDELKQRFGVEATIFEGDTRLATTIMRDGQRVVGTKMDNQNVISTVLRQQQTFFDRNLILGRNYDTAYWPLIDATGNVGGMFFIGVERSVIEQAQSSILTSILLVSVIIGAVMIAVGAVFARTLSGPIGRATSFATLVAQGRLDEQLDIKSKDEIGTLAQALKTMVANLKAKIQEADDKAEEADRKAHECNLATQEAEEAKRQAEQAKRNGMLQAAGSIEGVVEQMTSASEQLAAQVEQASRGSEEQRARTGETATAMEEMNATVLEVAKNASQAAEASDMARTKAVNGADVVSASVNAINKVQRQAGAMKENLNDLGRQAEQIGRIMNVIEDIADQTNLLALNAAIEAARAGDAGRGFAVVADEVRKLAEKTMNATKEVGEAISAIQQGTRNNIQGMDQSVVAIEEATQLANKSGEALKEILVLAEQAADQVRSIATAAEQQSATSEEINRGVEDINRIASETSEVMNQSAQAISEVARQAQELQNLVRELKNV from the coding sequence ATGCGTATTCCAATTTTTGGTAAGCTGATCGGCATCATCGTCCTGGCGGTTCTCCTGACCAGTGGGGTCCTGTTTTTGACCACGAACCACTATGTCACCAAAGGATTCGACGAAAAAGCTCTGGAGGAACTCGGCGGGTTCAAGGGGGCCGTGGAGGCGGAGATCAAGGATTGGGAGGTGCTGCTCGGAACCGTGGGCATGCTCTTGGCCGCCAATTTCGAGGTGCAGCACGCCATTGATGAGCACAACACCGGCTTCCTGCGCGCCCTGGCCCGAGACGTGATTGAACAAACCGGGATAGACTTTCTGACCTTTTCCGACGCCCGCGGCGTGGTTGTGTCCAGGGGGCATTCAGAAAATGTCGGAGACAGTGTTGCCGGGCAGGTTAACGTCCAAAAAGCTCTGCGGGGGCAGCCCAGCGTGGGTATCGAGCAGGGTACGGTGATCAAATTTTCGCTTCGTGCCGGGTATCCGGTAAAGATGGGAGACCGGATCATCGGCGTGGTCACGCCGGGATTCGACCTTGGAAACTTTCAGTTCGTCGATGAGCTGAAACAGCGCTTCGGCGTGGAAGCCACGATTTTCGAGGGCGACACTCGGCTGGCCACGACCATCATGCGCGACGGACAGCGGGTCGTGGGCACGAAGATGGACAATCAGAACGTGATTTCCACGGTGCTGCGCCAACAACAGACATTTTTCGACCGAAATCTGATTCTGGGGCGAAACTACGATACGGCCTATTGGCCACTGATCGACGCGACGGGTAACGTGGGCGGCATGTTTTTCATCGGGGTCGAGCGCAGCGTCATCGAGCAGGCTCAAAGCAGCATTTTGACGTCCATTTTGCTGGTCAGCGTGATTATCGGCGCGGTGATGATCGCCGTCGGCGCGGTTTTCGCCCGGACCTTGTCCGGCCCCATCGGACGCGCCACCAGTTTTGCTACCTTGGTGGCCCAAGGTCGACTGGATGAGCAGCTGGACATCAAGAGCAAGGACGAAATCGGCACATTGGCCCAGGCCTTGAAAACCATGGTGGCCAACTTGAAGGCCAAGATCCAAGAGGCCGACGACAAAGCCGAGGAAGCCGATCGCAAGGCCCATGAATGCAACCTGGCCACCCAGGAGGCCGAGGAAGCCAAACGCCAGGCCGAGCAGGCCAAACGAAACGGCATGCTTCAGGCCGCAGGGAGCATTGAAGGCGTGGTGGAACAAATGACGTCTGCCTCCGAGCAGCTTGCCGCCCAGGTGGAGCAGGCCAGCCGCGGATCCGAGGAGCAGCGCGCCCGGACCGGGGAGACGGCCACGGCCATGGAGGAGATGAACGCCACTGTCCTGGAAGTGGCCAAGAACGCCTCCCAGGCCGCCGAGGCCTCGGATATGGCCCGGACCAAGGCGGTGAACGGCGCGGACGTGGTCAGCGCCTCAGTCAACGCTATTAACAAGGTCCAGCGGCAGGCCGGAGCAATGAAGGAGAACCTGAATGACCTGGGCCGGCAAGCCGAACAGATCGGGCGGATCATGAACGTGATCGAGGATATCGCGGACCAGACCAACCTGCTGGCCCTGAACGCGGCCATTGAGGCGGCCCGTGCCGGAGACGCGGGCCGAGGGTTCGCCGTGGTGGCCGACGAGGTGCGTAAGCTGGCCGAGAAGACCATGAACGCCACCAAGGAAGTGGGCGAGGCCATCTCCGCCATTCAGCAGGGTACCCGGAACAACATTCAGGGCATGGACCAGTCCGTGGTCGCCATAGAGGAAGCCACCCAATTGGCCAACAAGTCTGGCGAAGCCCTGAAGGAAATTCTGGTCTTGGCCGAGCAGGCCGCGGATCAGGTCCGATCCATTGCCACGGCCGCGGAACAGCAGTCCGCCACCAGCGAGGAGATCAACCGTGGAGTGGAGGACATCAACCGGATCGCTTCGGAAACCAGCGAGGTCATGAACCAGTCGGCCCAGGCCATCTCCGAAGTGGCCAGGCAGGCCCAGGAGCTGCAAAACCTTGTTCGGGAACTGAAGAACGTTTAG
- the rpsU gene encoding 30S ribosomal protein S21 — MPGIVLSENDHFDFALRKFKKQVEKAGILSELKKRQHYEKPSVQKKKKEAAARKRAVKKSRKINTSR; from the coding sequence TTGCCAGGAATTGTTTTGAGTGAAAACGATCACTTTGATTTTGCCTTGCGTAAATTCAAGAAACAGGTGGAAAAGGCCGGCATCCTTTCCGAGCTGAAAAAGCGGCAGCACTACGAAAAGCCCAGCGTTCAGAAGAAGAAGAAGGAAGCCGCCGCCCGCAAGCGCGCCGTCAAGAAATCCCGAAAAATAAACACTTCACGATGA
- a CDS encoding GatB/YqeY domain-containing protein has translation MSLQERIERDFIAAYKNKDTDLVAVLRMLKTVAKNRQVDLQRPLTDDEVLDLVLKQIKQRQESIDMYSKAGRDELAAKEAAELELLRAYQPQPLSADELTALIKTVVVEQGATSVKDMGRVIQAIMNTHKGRVDGKAVSELVRNRLSS, from the coding sequence ATGAGCCTTCAAGAGCGGATCGAACGCGATTTCATCGCCGCTTACAAAAACAAGGACACCGACTTGGTGGCCGTCTTGCGCATGCTCAAGACGGTCGCCAAGAATCGTCAGGTGGACCTCCAGCGCCCCCTGACCGACGACGAAGTCCTCGACCTCGTGCTCAAGCAGATCAAGCAGCGCCAGGAATCCATCGACATGTACTCCAAGGCCGGCCGGGACGAACTGGCCGCCAAGGAGGCCGCGGAACTGGAACTGTTGCGCGCCTACCAACCCCAGCCCCTCTCCGCCGACGAACTGACGGCGCTGATCAAGACCGTGGTCGTTGAACAGGGGGCCACGTCCGTCAAGGACATGGGACGGGTCATTCAGGCGATCATGAACACCCACAAAGGGCGGGTGGACGGCAAGGCCGTCAGCGAACTGGTGCGGAACCGCCTTTCTTCCTAA
- a CDS encoding endonuclease MutS2, translating to MESRTLLLLEFPKILEALAACCRSESGARAASAVTPASTLEDVSRRQSRLRQALAWVGETRVDCPGFPDVSGVWAYVQPQSQISRVLDLDALWALGRFLAAAKELRGGLLATDGPTNAPKDAPRWPDLRLEAESLSWPELTAAALKRCVGDDGRLKDESSPELWSVRQEIRRIHQQCTKRVKDFVTDQGIGHYLQDDFMTISSDRYVLPLKSNFKGKVAGIIHDYSQTGETCYIEPMFLVEVNNKLQELKQEEREAENRILAQLTGLVRQELDRLRPLFQWLTDMDLLLAAVHLAHRMEARPVEIAPDGELDLKQARHPLLLLAGHAAKPVDIQLKGDQRVLIISGGNAGGKTVALKTAGLLAVMAFSGLAVTAVEGGTLPLWRDIHVFMGDEQSLEGQLSTFSAQISHVAAVWERIDARSLVLLDEFGAGTDPSQGAALAQAVVDGLLDKGAWAAVATHFPSLKAYSLTRDGVRSASVLFDPKTNKPLYTLAYDQVGASQAMEVAREYGLPASILAKAEQYLLLDGADTTRLVERLNALAVEREKELAELAELRADLRQRKARLRAEFDRDKTALLQDIKKQSQDVLARLREEKISRRQALRELAETRKHLETNSRADASENQSPATWEDYQVGDQVAYPAWNKTGTVQEKDERKQTLKVELGGVSLWLSHRDVAPHGRQEESSPPGPVAATLRSAQVAPAPLRLDLRGQRADEALSELAAFLDRSLLRGSEQVEVIHGRGTGALRREVHQFLKSHPVVSAYAVANEDQGGDGVTVVTLR from the coding sequence ATGGAATCCCGAACACTTCTTCTTCTCGAATTTCCCAAGATCCTTGAGGCGCTGGCCGCCTGTTGCCGTTCCGAATCCGGGGCCCGAGCCGCGAGCGCGGTAACCCCGGCTTCGACTCTGGAAGATGTCTCCCGTCGCCAATCCCGCCTGCGCCAAGCCTTGGCCTGGGTCGGCGAAACACGGGTCGACTGCCCGGGCTTTCCGGACGTGAGCGGGGTATGGGCCTATGTCCAACCCCAGAGCCAGATATCCCGCGTTCTGGACCTGGACGCCCTGTGGGCCTTGGGCCGGTTTTTGGCAGCGGCCAAGGAACTCCGGGGGGGGCTGCTCGCCACGGATGGGCCGACGAATGCTCCGAAGGACGCGCCGCGTTGGCCGGACCTGCGCCTGGAGGCCGAATCCCTCTCCTGGCCGGAACTCACCGCCGCTGCCCTGAAACGCTGTGTCGGCGACGACGGTCGGCTCAAGGACGAAAGCTCTCCGGAACTCTGGTCCGTGCGCCAGGAAATCCGCCGGATTCATCAGCAATGCACCAAACGGGTCAAGGACTTCGTCACGGATCAGGGTATCGGCCATTATCTGCAGGACGACTTCATGACCATCTCCTCGGACCGCTACGTCCTGCCGTTGAAAAGCAATTTCAAGGGCAAGGTGGCCGGGATCATCCATGATTATTCCCAGACCGGGGAGACCTGCTACATCGAACCGATGTTTCTGGTGGAGGTCAACAACAAGCTCCAGGAGCTGAAACAGGAGGAGCGGGAAGCCGAGAACCGCATCCTGGCTCAGCTCACCGGATTGGTCCGCCAGGAACTGGATCGGTTGCGGCCCCTCTTCCAATGGCTGACGGACATGGATCTGCTCCTGGCCGCGGTCCATTTGGCCCACCGGATGGAGGCCCGGCCCGTGGAGATTGCCCCGGACGGCGAACTGGATCTCAAGCAGGCCCGGCATCCGCTGCTGCTCCTCGCCGGCCATGCGGCCAAGCCCGTGGACATCCAGCTCAAGGGCGACCAACGGGTCCTGATCATCAGCGGCGGCAACGCCGGCGGCAAGACCGTGGCCCTGAAAACCGCCGGCCTGCTGGCCGTGATGGCCTTTTCCGGGCTGGCCGTAACCGCGGTCGAGGGCGGAACCCTGCCGCTGTGGCGGGACATCCACGTGTTCATGGGCGACGAACAGAGCCTGGAAGGTCAGTTGAGCACGTTCTCCGCCCAGATCAGCCACGTGGCCGCGGTCTGGGAGCGCATCGACGCCCGCAGCCTCGTTCTCCTGGACGAGTTCGGGGCCGGGACCGACCCCAGCCAGGGCGCGGCTCTGGCCCAGGCCGTGGTGGACGGCCTGCTGGACAAAGGCGCCTGGGCCGCTGTGGCCACCCACTTTCCGTCCCTCAAGGCCTACTCCCTGACCCGGGACGGCGTGCGCTCGGCCTCGGTGCTCTTTGATCCCAAAACCAACAAGCCCCTGTACACCCTGGCCTACGACCAGGTGGGCGCCAGCCAGGCCATGGAAGTGGCCCGGGAGTACGGCCTGCCCGCTTCGATCCTGGCCAAGGCCGAACAGTACCTGCTGCTGGACGGGGCGGACACCACCCGACTGGTGGAGCGCCTCAACGCCCTGGCCGTGGAGCGGGAGAAGGAACTGGCCGAACTCGCTGAACTGCGCGCGGATCTGCGTCAACGCAAGGCCAGGCTGCGGGCCGAATTCGACCGGGACAAGACGGCCCTGCTCCAGGACATCAAAAAACAATCCCAGGACGTGCTGGCCAGGCTGCGCGAGGAAAAAATCTCGCGCCGCCAAGCCTTGCGCGAATTGGCCGAAACCCGCAAGCACCTGGAGACAAATTCACGGGCCGACGCGTCCGAGAACCAGTCCCCCGCCACCTGGGAAGACTACCAGGTCGGCGACCAGGTCGCGTACCCGGCCTGGAACAAAACCGGGACGGTCCAGGAAAAGGACGAGCGCAAGCAGACCTTGAAGGTCGAGTTGGGAGGTGTGTCCCTCTGGCTATCCCATCGGGACGTTGCGCCGCATGGTCGCCAAGAGGAGTCTTCCCCTCCCGGCCCCGTCGCTGCAACCTTGCGCTCCGCCCAGGTCGCTCCGGCTCCCCTGCGCCTGGATCTGCGCGGCCAACGGGCCGACGAGGCCCTCAGCGAACTGGCCGCCTTTCTGGACCGATCCTTGCTACGCGGTTCGGAGCAGGTGGAGGTCATCCATGGCCGCGGCACCGGGGCCCTGCGTCGGGAAGTGCATCAATTTCTCAAGAGCCACCCGGTAGTCTCCGCGTATGCCGTGGCCAATGAGGACCAGGGCGGTGATGGGGTGACCGTGGTCACTTTGCGGTAA
- the dnaG gene encoding DNA primase has translation MDRTAVQRVKSRLDFVELAQRYLELRPNGERWSGPCPFHQETKPSFHVNPGQGFYYCFGCQASGDVIDFYARINGLDFKQALTQLAKETGVELDFGPVSPQERKDLEERDTALRMTALAAEHFRRNLDSPAGAPARDYLLRRGVSPEMLEAFQVGWSRADWHGLEEFFLTQSFTRDQAVDCGLLVRNDRGKVYDRFRDRIMFPIHDLTGRIIAFGGRAIDSDEPKYINSSESPIYTKGQHLYGLHQARKTIVRDKRALLTEGYLDVIALHQFGFSGAVGVLGTALTPEQVKRLGGFCSRVDLLFDGDQAGQKAALRAAEMFLAQGLACHVATLPQGEDVDSLLHAQGPEALRAVLDAGRDGLDFCVRTVSGTYAPREIMDWVRRFLENVAADDLRGFYLPRLAAGLGMSEAELRRGRPARPTQPASQAASNVAQSGVNRPSTNQSGTPRLTTRDRQLLAFAVSCPEYRPELAASGLDAVLEDAWARTLWDKLRALDASDAFDASNVAREAHANASGYDYSVLEESERRLCYQLLAEAPQRDQAERAAFWAEVQEFMTKNQFKKRQQEMLQALRDAQARGDQQRVSALLQAYQDLAMEA, from the coding sequence ATGGACAGGACCGCCGTGCAACGGGTCAAGTCCCGGCTCGATTTCGTGGAACTGGCCCAGCGCTATCTGGAACTGCGCCCGAATGGAGAACGCTGGAGCGGCCCCTGCCCGTTTCATCAGGAGACCAAGCCCTCGTTTCACGTCAATCCGGGCCAGGGATTCTACTATTGTTTCGGGTGCCAGGCTTCGGGGGACGTGATCGATTTTTACGCCCGGATCAACGGTCTGGACTTCAAGCAGGCATTGACCCAGCTGGCCAAGGAAACCGGGGTGGAGTTGGACTTCGGCCCGGTGAGCCCCCAGGAGCGCAAGGACCTGGAGGAGCGGGACACGGCCCTGCGGATGACCGCCCTGGCTGCGGAGCACTTCCGACGCAACCTGGATTCTCCGGCGGGCGCACCGGCTCGGGACTATCTGCTGCGGCGCGGCGTCAGCCCGGAAATGCTGGAAGCGTTTCAGGTCGGCTGGAGCCGGGCGGACTGGCACGGGCTGGAGGAATTTTTCCTGACCCAGAGCTTCACCCGGGACCAGGCCGTAGATTGCGGACTGCTGGTGCGCAACGACCGGGGCAAGGTCTATGACCGTTTTCGGGACCGGATCATGTTTCCGATCCACGACCTGACCGGCCGGATCATCGCCTTCGGCGGACGGGCCATTGACAGCGACGAACCGAAATATATCAACAGCAGTGAATCGCCGATCTACACCAAGGGCCAACATTTGTACGGGCTGCACCAGGCCCGAAAGACAATTGTCCGGGACAAGCGGGCTCTGTTGACCGAAGGCTACCTGGACGTCATCGCCCTGCACCAATTCGGCTTCAGCGGAGCCGTGGGCGTGCTGGGCACGGCACTGACTCCGGAGCAGGTCAAGCGCCTTGGCGGGTTTTGTTCTCGGGTGGATTTGCTTTTTGACGGCGATCAGGCCGGACAAAAGGCCGCGCTGCGAGCCGCGGAGATGTTCCTCGCTCAGGGACTGGCCTGCCATGTGGCCACCCTGCCCCAGGGCGAGGACGTGGACAGTCTTTTGCACGCCCAAGGCCCCGAGGCCCTGCGGGCCGTGTTGGACGCGGGACGCGACGGCCTGGACTTCTGCGTCCGGACCGTTTCCGGAACCTACGCTCCCAGGGAGATCATGGACTGGGTGCGCCGCTTTCTGGAAAACGTCGCGGCGGACGACCTGCGCGGGTTCTACCTGCCCCGGCTGGCCGCCGGACTGGGCATGTCCGAGGCCGAGTTGCGCCGAGGCCGCCCCGCGCGTCCGACGCAACCAGCATCCCAGGCCGCGTCCAATGTCGCTCAGTCTGGAGTAAACCGGCCCTCAACGAACCAGTCCGGCACGCCCCGGTTGACGACCCGTGATCGCCAACTGCTCGCCTTTGCCGTAAGCTGCCCGGAGTACCGCCCTGAGCTGGCGGCTTCCGGGCTGGACGCCGTGCTGGAGGATGCCTGGGCCAGGACGCTCTGGGACAAGTTGCGCGCCTTAGACGCTTCCGACGCTTTTGACGCTTCCAACGTCGCCCGCGAAGCCCACGCGAACGCATCCGGGTACGACTACTCCGTCCTGGAAGAGTCCGAGCGTCGACTTTGCTATCAGCTCCTGGCCGAAGCCCCCCAGCGGGACCAGGCCGAAAGAGCCGCGTTTTGGGCCGAAGTCCAGGAATTTATGACGAAAAATCAATTCAAGAAACGACAACAAGAGATGCTGCAAGCCTTGCGTGACGCCCAAGCCCGGGGCGACCAACAACGCGTGTCCGCGCTTCTTCAAGCTTATCAAGATCTCGCCATGGAGGCATAA